CGCGTCATTTTAATGCTCCGAATGTCAAACCACGCTCCAGATGCCGTTGTCCGAGAAGGATTAGACAGATTGGCACAATCATCGAAACCACCAGGCCCGCCGACACCACAGGATAGAAGTTGACCCCCGGGTTGAGGAGCTTGAGTAGCGCAACGGTAACAGGTGTATTCTTGGCTGTGAGTATCAAACCGAGTGCAAAATTATGCCACGCAAGAAGAAAGACCAGCAAAGATGCTCCAACCAGGCCGGGCCGCAGCAATGGCAACACTATCTTTAATATGATTTGCGCACGTTTTGCTCCGCATATGGCAGCAGCTTCTTCGATTTCCAATGGGATATCTTCAACATACGAGCGACTGAGCCAGATGATCATGGGAAGCGTTATCAGCTGATAGACCCAAATCATTCCAAGGTAGCTGTCATAAAGGCCAACCGCCTGAAAGAACTGGAACATCGGAATGATCACAAGCAAAACTGGCGCAAACCGAAAGCCAAGAATAAAAAAGGCGAGATCTTCCTTGCCTCGGAAATTGTAACGCGCCAGCGCATAGCCAGCAGGAACACCCGCGATGAGCGATAACAATACCGCCCCGACTGAAATAATGACACTGCTGGTTACGGGCTTAAAGAACTGGATCTTAAGTGTGCCATAGCTTGTTGCATCCGCTTCAGCGACGTCAAAGAGAACCTTGTAGTTCTCCAATGTCGGCTCAAAAAAGAAGACAGGCGGATAGGCATTCACATCCGCGGCCTCTTTGAAGGAATTCATGACTATCCATACAATCGGAAAAGCCAACACAAAGACCACTACCATAATAAGAGCGTTCAAAAGCAGCGATATGAAACGGCTTTGCATATCAGCTAACCCTCTTGCGCGTGTATTGCCAAAGCTTGACCACTACCATTGCTGTGAGCAAAACCATTAACCAATTAACGATCATGATGGCTGCGCCCCTGCCAAAATATAGGTTCTGAAAGGCCGTAAAATAGGCTGAAACGGAGAGCACATCCGTGGCATTGCCGGGTCCGCCTTGCGTTGTGCCAAAGATGATATCGAACTGGTTCAAAGAGTCGATGATCCTGAACAATGCGGCAAGCAAAATATAGGGCAATACCATCGGTAATTCGACGCGCCAGAATATCCCCCAGGCCTTGGCACCATTCATGCGGGCACCTTCGATAATGTCGGGTGTGATGCCTCGAAGCCCAGCAAATATGATAAGGGCAAAAAAGGGTGTAAAGGTCCAAACGTCGATGAAAACTATCGCGAACATCGCCGTTTCGGCTTTGGCCGTCCACGTAAAGTTTTCGATCCCGATAAAACTAAGAAAATAGTTCATGACCCCGGTCTCAGGATTCATCATTGTCGTCCACATCAGGGCGACCGATAGTGGAGGCAATACGAGCGGCAATAGAATTGCCGGCCTTAGCCATTTGGCGAGCAGTGCTTTTGTGTTGAACAGTTTGGCAATAGCGAGACCAAGGATTGCTTCGCAAATGACAGCTGAGAATGCGTAGATTGCTGTGGCTGAAACGGAATCCCAAAAGCGGCTTCGGCCAAACAGACGTGCATAGTTTTCTATGCCTTCAAAATCAACACGTGAGCGACCAAATCTCATGTCCGTCAGCGACTGATAGAAGCCCCAGAAGAACAGCAGGATAAAACCTCCAAGGATGAGCATCGCCGGTAGCAATGTAATCAACAGAAACATGTTCCCGGATTTTATCCTATTGCGTGCCATAAGAAGTACCTAAGCATTTGAGTTCAAAAAAACCGGCAACGCTAGGCCGCCGGTAATTTTAGTTATAGTCTTAGTGGGAGTACTATTTAAAGTTCGTCGCGAATTTCTTTCGCAAGATTTGATAAACTTTCTTCCACATCTGCGCCGCCAACCATTTCTTGCATTGCAACTGCCCACGCGTTCATCGCGGTACCAAAACCATAACGCGGCGTAAACAATAGAGATGTCTTTTCCTGCACAGTATTGAAAGTGTCATAGAAGTTGTTGAACTCCGGTTGGTTCGCGTATTCGATCCATTCCTGTGCCTGCCAGGCAGATGACCGTGGTGGATTCACGAGCTTACCATCTGTCGCACCGCGCACGTTCATCTCTTTGGATGTGGCCCACTGCATGAAATACCATGCTGCGCCTTTCTTTTCTGATGCACCATTGATCGCGAGCGACCATATCCAGATGTTGGATGCGAACTCATCATTGTCTGGAGCAGTTAAAGGCGGCGCAAAAGCGATTTTACCAGACGCATCTGATGCACCTTCAATATTGTTCCAGAAACCAAACATGTTGGCATCTACGGCCATTGCAGTAGTACCAGTTGAAAGCCCGTCAACAACTTGATACCAGTTGTCGTTAGCCCAACTATCCGGTGCACATGTCTGGATCATGGCCACATAATCCTTGTGGAAACGAATCGATTCGGCCGAGTCTAGAGCGGTATCCATATCTTCACCACTTCCGACAAAGTCCCTCACCCCATAGGATTGGGCAATGGAAATTGGTGCAGTATGAATTGATGACCAGAA
The nucleotide sequence above comes from Rhodobacteraceae bacterium Araon29. Encoded proteins:
- a CDS encoding extracellular solute-binding protein, with the translated sequence MKPTTKLTVASAIVALMGTTAYAEDFNWRQFEGTEITWAYDIHPYADAVVAYLDEFEELTGIKVNAELYPDDTYWGKLNIQLSTGSPDWDVVGTGIQPAWDVTPAGQLAGLRGLIEDPHMTSPSYDYEDFFPALRAAWTWDVAEEKIISNPDGEIWGIPHAFENMQLMYRTDILERLGVEPPSTLPELTVACEQIRAADPNMTPMAVRGVRFWSSIHTAPISIAQSYGVRDFVGSGEDMDTALDSAESIRFHKDYVAMIQTCAPDSWANDNWYQVVDGLSTGTTAMAVDANMFGFWNNIEGASDASGKIAFAPPLTAPDNDEFASNIWIWSLAINGASEKKGAAWYFMQWATSKEMNVRGATDGKLVNPPRSSAWQAQEWIEYANQPEFNNFYDTFNTVQEKTSLLFTPRYGFGTAMNAWAVAMQEMVGGADVEESLSNLAKEIRDEL
- a CDS encoding ABC transporter permease subunit, translating into MQSRFISLLLNALIMVVVFVLAFPIVWIVMNSFKEAADVNAYPPVFFFEPTLENYKVLFDVAEADATSYGTLKIQFFKPVTSSVIISVGAVLLSLIAGVPAGYALARYNFRGKEDLAFFILGFRFAPVLLVIIPMFQFFQAVGLYDSYLGMIWVYQLITLPMIIWLSRSYVEDIPLEIEEAAAICGAKRAQIILKIVLPLLRPGLVGASLLVFLLAWHNFALGLILTAKNTPVTVALLKLLNPGVNFYPVVSAGLVVSMIVPICLILLGQRHLERGLTFGALK
- a CDS encoding ABC transporter permease subunit produces the protein MARNRIKSGNMFLLITLLPAMLILGGFILLFFWGFYQSLTDMRFGRSRVDFEGIENYARLFGRSRFWDSVSATAIYAFSAVICEAILGLAIAKLFNTKALLAKWLRPAILLPLVLPPLSVALMWTTMMNPETGVMNYFLSFIGIENFTWTAKAETAMFAIVFIDVWTFTPFFALIIFAGLRGITPDIIEGARMNGAKAWGIFWRVELPMVLPYILLAALFRIIDSLNQFDIIFGTTQGGPGNATDVLSVSAYFTAFQNLYFGRGAAIMIVNWLMVLLTAMVVVKLWQYTRKRVS